The Chryseobacterium oranimense genome contains the following window.
TGGTCTGCCAGTTTCCCGATATAATCTCTGTTTCCCGTAAGAAAATGCCAGTCCGGGGATTTTGCCCCTACGCTTTTAGCGTGTTCTTTCAAAGTGGCAGGGGTATCGTTTTCCGGATCAATGCTTATAGAGATGATACCGAATTCCGGGCTGTTTATCTCATCTTCGATAAATCTCATGTTACGGTTCATCACAGGACAAATCGTAGGGCATCTGCTAAAGAAAAACTCTACCAGATATACTTTTCCCAGCATATCTTTATTGGTGATTTTTTTATTATTCTGGTCAGTGAGTTCAAAATCGGGAACCTTCATTACGGTGTACAGGTTTTTCTTAAAATATCCCATTCCAACCCCTATTCCCAGAAACAGAAGAGCAAAAATCGCAATCGGAATGATTACCTTCTTCTTTGCTCCATTATTGTTCTTATTATTTTTGGGCATATTTCTCAGGATTTTTCTTGAACTCATCTTTACAGTAGCTACTGCAAAAACCGTACGTTTTATTTTTATAGACTACCGTATCTTTCATATCATCTTCCGTCTTCATGTGGCAAATCGGGTCTTCTGCGTTGGCAAATTTAATTTTCTTCACAGTAGATCTCGAAGAAGCAGTGCTCTTTTTATGCTTTACTTTAGGCGTTTCCTGGGCACATGCAAATAATGAAACTGACAGCAATGCAGTTAAAATAATTTTTGATTTCATTTTAATAGTAAATTGAAATTAATTGTATTATGAATATATAAACAAATTATTAACTCAAAAATGATCATCATTTAACATTGGTCATTAAAAACCTCGATTAAACAGTGAGACATTCTTGAAAAAAACTAAAAGAATAGTTGAAAAATTATGTCAAAGGAGGATGGAATATCCGTGCAAAATATTCTGAATAATGATCATTGATATAATCTGAATATTTGATTTCTCTTTCAGGATCAGATTCTTTCTGGCCTAAAAAAGAAAGGATATCATGTGAAACGAAAACATCCAGACCGGATATTTTGATCACCTGGGAATTGCCGGACTGCTTTTCCGTTTTAGCCAGTTCTTTACTTACATAGCATTTCCCTTTACATGTAGACTGGGGAATATTTCTATTCTCACAAAGGTTTTTTACAATATAGTCATAGTTCACCGCATAGTTGATCAATGGCAAAACCGGGCGTAATGCAATGGTGAAGATGATGAATATGGAAATAAAAAATCTCAATGATCCGTTCTGTTGTACAAATATACTACTGAAATTGGGTTTATGTATTATTTATGATGAATGTCATTGTTATTTTTGATTGAGAACCGGTGAACCAAGTTAAAATAATATAAAGTCTCCGTTACAGTAATAACGGAGACTTTATTTTTATCTCACTGATTTTGCTGATTAAGCAGATTTTTTGTTTCTGTTTAAAATCGTATATTTTATTTTTGGTAACTACATACAACTTTACACAAAATAAGGGACTTAACCAAGCCCCTTATTAATTACCAAGGCATATTCTCAAAGAAAATATCTTTAGTTACAAGAACTATAGCCGTAATAGCAATAACAGCTATAAAAGTATAAATGACAACATTTGCAATTATACCATTTCTCCTATTACGCCTGATGTTATTCTTTAATTAACCATTGGTAAGTTTCCATGTCTCCATGAGTAATTAAACTAAACTCTGTTTCATCGTATTGTTTCATGATTGTGATTTTTAATCACTCCAAACTCAAAAGTGTAGTTAATATAAAATAAAGAAGGTGTGAGTTTGTAGTTCTTATTTGACAGTAGAGGTTCTGGTAAACCTTGAAGTACAAACAAGACATAACCCACACCCATATAGGATGCGGTTGTCTTATTTATTCTGTACTTCAATTGAATTTACCAGATTCCTACTGACAGAATAAAAAGCTAACAGCTTCTTTTAATCGTTAAAGTTTAACAAAAATAGAAATTAAAAATGGAAAATAAGAAAGAAAAAGACACCACTAAGCACAAAGTGATGTCAGAGTTTTTAGAGGACAGAATAATGATTGAGTTTAATGATATGTGTTGTATACTCCCTTTTAAAAAGCATGTAGATTTACATTATTATAAAGGTGATAAACTAATGTCAGCACTGATAACTTTCGATCAAATAGTTAATTTGATTAATCAAATTAAAGAATCATGAAAAATCAGTTTTAACTCGCTTTGAATTGATTCTGGAATATTATTGTCAAAATGTATAGTTGGAGTTCCATTATTAATTAGTATAAAAAATAAACCAGAGTCAGATAAGCCATTATCCATTAATATCTGATTATTTAAGGCTTTCCAACCTTCAATCTTCAATCTAAATTTTTCATTGAATGCTTTTTCTTTTTCACTATATAAAGTCTTTTTATTATCCATATTATATAAAATTTCAACAAATATAGTAAAGATTTAACAAAATCAACCAGCCAAAATATTTCGTAACTTAATGTAACTTAAATAAAATCAGAATGTTAAATACAAATATTAAGTCAGTTTTTGAACTGATGAATACATTTTCAACTGAACAATCCTGCATTGATTATTTAGAAGAGCAAAGATGGGGAGGAATTGTTGAAAGTCCTTTTGATTCACTATCACGAGTTTATAAATGCAGCAAGAACAAATACAGATGTAAGAACACTGGAAAGTATTTTAACGCTAAAACAGGGACAATGTTTGAAAATTCTAAAATCGGTTTGAGGAAATGGTTCTTAGCTATATGGTTGGTGACTTCTCATAAGAAAGGAATTAGTTCAATACAGTTATCAAAAGATGTTGGTGTTACTCAGAAAACAGCTTGGTTTATGTTACAAAGAATTCGTGCCTGTTTTGGAATTGAAAACAATAATGAATTAGAAGGAATCGTTGAATGTGATGAAACATTTATTGGAGGAAAGAACAAGAACAGGCACAAAGACAAAAAGGTTAAAAACTCTCAGGGACGATCTTATAAAGACAAAGTGCCTGTCATGGGAATGCTGCAACGTGATGGTAAAATGAATGCTTTTGTTGTAACCGATACGAAAAGAAACAGCATCCAGCCTTTACTTTGCAGATATGTAAATCCTGAGACAACGATTTTGATCTCTGATGAATGGTTAGGATATACAGGATTAAACAAATATTACGATCATAGAATTATAGATCATTCAAAGAAAGAATATGTTAGTTTGCAGGATGGTTCTATTCATATAAACAATATAGAAGGTAGTTGGAATATTTTGAAAAAAAGTGTTTCAGGAATGTATAATTATGTATCAAAGAAACACCTCCAAAAATATGTTGATGAATTTGTCTATAGATTTAACTTGAAGAAGGTCTCAGACCAAGAAAAATTCAGATATTTGTTATCTAATTCAAATATCCGAACTAAATACAAAGAATTATGTTGAGTGAACAATTAAAAAGAAAAAGAGTGAAAAATATTACGATAGATAATATTGAATACTTTGATGTTCAGGATATTAAAGATAATCATCCTGATCTTAAAGTAGACGTGAGTAAGATAATGTACATTAAAGAAACTGCTTTAATTAAAGCTGAAGGTGTACATAATAAGACTGACTTTGATAAAATGATTAAACAGGTCTTTCCTAAGAAGGATTAACCTGTTTAGTGTAAAATAGTATATACTTACCTTATTTTTTATGTTACCTGCTTACCTACTACCTGCAGTCTATGATTTGCAACCTAGTTAAATTTCATCCTCTGGATTCTTACAGCATTTAAGATGGCCAGCATCGCCACTCCCACATCTGCGAACACAGCTTCCCACATGGTTGCCAGACCGCCGGCTCCAAGGGCCAAAACAACAGCTTTTACCGCAAAGGCCAGAACAATATTCTGCCATACAATCTTTTTTGTCTGTTTACCAATATTGATCGCCATTGGGATTTTGCTTGGTTTATCATCCTGGATAACGACATCTGCCGTTTCAATCGTGGCATCGCTTCCGAGCCCACCCATGGCAATCCCTACGTCGCTGAGCGCAACTACAGGGGCGTCATTCACACCATCTCCTACAAAGGCAACGGTTTGGTTTTTTGCTTTGATCTCTTTTACTTTATTCACTTTGTCTTCGGGTAAAAGATCTCCGAAAGCATTATCGATACCCAATTGATCTGCCACATACTGTACAACGGTACTTTTATCACCGCTGAGCATGGTGGCTTTTACACCCATCCTGTGCAGACTTTCAACGGTTTCTTTTGCATCTGTTTTAATACTGTCTGCAATGGTGATATAGCCTGCAAACTTTTGATCATAAGCTATGGCAATCAGAGTATGCACAATATTAGCATGGTTGATGTCATAGCTGATACCGAATTTATCCATCAGCTTAAAATTACCTACCAGCAATTCTTTTCCGTTAACAGAGGCTTTCAGGCCATGCCCAGCAATTTCTTCCACATTTTCAAGAGGAACAGAATGATCGATCTGGCCTGCGTAATTGTGGATGGCTGTGGCTACAGGATGTGTACTTTTG
Protein-coding sequences here:
- a CDS encoding SCO family protein; translated protein: MPKNNKNNNGAKKKVIIPIAIFALLFLGIGVGMGYFKKNLYTVMKVPDFELTDQNNKKITNKDMLGKVYLVEFFFSRCPTICPVMNRNMRFIEDEINSPEFGIISISIDPENDTPATLKEHAKSVGAKSPDWHFLTGNRDYIGKLADQFNIYVGDKEDEGESLNHSGMIALVDKEGNIRCRYNKDNMPILYYSGLNYEDPEGKTPKLNGKYHPDREILIEDIKKLLK
- a CDS encoding YHS domain-containing protein; the encoded protein is MKSKIILTALLSVSLFACAQETPKVKHKKSTASSRSTVKKIKFANAEDPICHMKTEDDMKDTVVYKNKTYGFCSSYCKDEFKKNPEKYAQK
- a CDS encoding IS1595 family transposase, encoding MLNTNIKSVFELMNTFSTEQSCIDYLEEQRWGGIVESPFDSLSRVYKCSKNKYRCKNTGKYFNAKTGTMFENSKIGLRKWFLAIWLVTSHKKGISSIQLSKDVGVTQKTAWFMLQRIRACFGIENNNELEGIVECDETFIGGKNKNRHKDKKVKNSQGRSYKDKVPVMGMLQRDGKMNAFVVTDTKRNSIQPLLCRYVNPETTILISDEWLGYTGLNKYYDHRIIDHSKKEYVSLQDGSIHINNIEGSWNILKKSVSGMYNYVSKKHLQKYVDEFVYRFNLKKVSDQEKFRYLLSNSNIRTKYKELC